One Panicum virgatum strain AP13 chromosome 9K, P.virgatum_v5, whole genome shotgun sequence genomic region harbors:
- the LOC120647917 gene encoding DIBOA-glucoside dioxygenase BX6-like, whose amino-acid sequence MAISQTPTHSNPSFLAVLLQDAHADGGLQACLGGRWVDTYIAGATSERWRPPCLLELVSHGRFGSSEHRVLANQNQIPARVSVACLGNTDIARFKRLYGPFAELTSGPGGDRARASVTVTEFQLQYNKKGLDGRPALDHFRLD is encoded by the exons ATGGCCATCAGCCAAACGCC CACGCATTCGAACCCCAGCTTCCTGGCCGTGCTGCTGCAGGACGCGCACGCCGACGGCGGCCTGCAGGCATGCCTCGGCGGACGGTGGGTGGACACATACATCGCCGGCGCCACGTCGGAGAGATGGCGACCTCCTTGTCTCCTCGAGCTGGTCAGCCACGGGCGGTTCGGGAGTAGCGAGCACCGGGTACTGGCCAACCAAAACCAGATCCCGGCGAGGGTGTCCGTGGCATGCCTCGGCAACACCGACATCGCTAGGTTCAAAAGGCTATACGGGCCCTTCGCCGAGCTCACGTCGGGGCCGGGCGGCGACAGAGCGAGGGCGAGCGTGACGGTGACGGAGTTCCAGTTGCAATACAACAAGAAAGGCCtcgacggccggccggcgcttGACCACTTCCGTCTGGACTAG